The following are encoded together in the Phyllopteryx taeniolatus isolate TA_2022b chromosome 21, UOR_Ptae_1.2, whole genome shotgun sequence genome:
- the LOC133471135 gene encoding sex-determining region Y protein-like codes for MLMLCFAISTKRRKCGDTASYIKKPPNAFMIFMKEQRPFVKAAAPRQDSAAVNKVLGQMWKSLTPAEQLSYFQESERLSRIHATRYPDWTYRDNYVSPRVI; via the exons ATGCTGATGCTTTGTTTTGCAATTAGCACAAAGAGGAGGAAATGCGGGGACACCGCGTCTTATATCAAAAAGCCACCAAACGCATTCATGATTTTCATGAAGGAGCAGCGGCCTTTCGTGAAGGCCGCTGCGCCACGGCAAGACAGCGCCGCTGTCAACAAGGTCCTGGGGCAAATG TGGAAGTCGCTGACGCCGGCTGAGCAGCTCAGTTACTTCCAAGAATCTGAGCGGCTCAGCCGGATCCACGCCACCAGGTACCCGGACTGGACCTACAGAGACAACTACGTGAGTCCCAGAGTCATTTAG